One region of Edaphobacter bradus genomic DNA includes:
- a CDS encoding transporter produces the protein MATICASTPLNAQDLEPRAYSASPVGTWFASVGFGRSSGSIAFDPTVPITNAKATFHFPALGLGHTFGVFGRQALLTAVLPYAWGNASGNVGDQSGMVYRSGLADVKAKFSINLRGNPAMTPREFAQRLHRRTILGASLTMSAPSGQYSGEKLINISTNRWSFKPELGISVPVKKFYLDLYGSDTFFTANSNFYPGQSLRTQAQLPAIQAHASYTVRRGLWVAVDATWYGGGASKINGGAPSERQSNTRLGTQVSLPLPDRQSLKFAYSSGVNARVGFQFNTLSVGWQYMWFGGP, from the coding sequence GTGGCGACAATTTGCGCCTCAACCCCGCTCAACGCGCAGGATCTTGAGCCTCGAGCCTATTCAGCCTCGCCCGTAGGAACATGGTTTGCCAGCGTTGGCTTTGGACGCTCCAGTGGAAGCATCGCCTTCGACCCTACGGTTCCCATCACCAACGCAAAAGCGACCTTCCACTTTCCAGCACTAGGCCTCGGCCACACGTTTGGCGTCTTCGGCCGGCAGGCCCTGCTTACCGCAGTGCTCCCTTACGCCTGGGGGAACGCCTCCGGTAACGTCGGCGATCAGTCAGGCATGGTATATCGCTCAGGACTGGCCGACGTGAAGGCAAAGTTCTCCATCAACCTGCGCGGCAACCCGGCAATGACTCCCCGAGAGTTCGCGCAACGATTGCACCGCAGGACGATTCTCGGCGCGAGTCTCACGATGAGCGCACCCTCCGGACAATATTCCGGCGAAAAGCTGATCAATATCAGCACCAATCGCTGGTCATTCAAACCCGAGCTTGGTATCTCCGTCCCGGTCAAAAAGTTCTATCTTGATCTCTACGGCAGCGACACTTTCTTCACCGCAAACTCAAACTTCTATCCCGGGCAGTCACTTCGAACCCAGGCTCAGCTCCCAGCCATTCAGGCGCACGCCAGCTACACGGTGCGCCGCGGCCTGTGGGTCGCTGTCGATGCCACGTGGTACGGAGGCGGCGCCTCGAAGATCAACGGGGGCGCGCCATCCGAGCGGCAGAGCAACACCCGGCTGGGCACCCAGGTCTCGCTCCCCTTACCCGACAGACAATCGCTCAAATTCGCCTATAGCTCCGGCGTGAACGCAAGGGTAGGCTTCCAGTTCAACACCCTCTCCGTGGGCTGGCAGTACATGTGGTTTGGCGGACCGTAG
- a CDS encoding alpha-amylase family glycosyl hydrolase, with product MEFHISRAVREKLDIGGLIFGYTGNVVFANVAASRELANRLNSLRGAKADPARTINAGALFAMGLIDELSHALVARYRKQIDPAVHSEAMRWFASKLEPAKVDQLLLAFVEQFPNVAVYRGELTAEEWLKGATEGMPNREAALEELMLLWLANINPAFTPFRELFDDKDLKAQTVYQGVTAAIPDYLTTRPQVSPEVGSLFEVLRAPMLASPDSITGQLEFIRESWSKYLDQDLRKLLLAIDVLREEDIAIWLRFNPPGPDWHRHGPPTWGGEGFVGDEFVGFDKDFAGQRRSYAHDYQAPLHEYEAFSADQAWMPNVVLVAKSTYVWLEQLSKKYGRHIHHLNHIPDEELRLLAGRGITGLWLIGLWERSIASRTIKRLRGQGDAVASAYSLKEYNIAEDLGGNFAYENLRNRAAAVGIRLASDMVPNHMGIDSEWVIEHPDWFIYRWESPFPSYSFSGPDLSTDSRVEIKIEDHYYDQSDAAVAFRLRHHRDGTTRYIYHGNDGTSFAWNDTAQLDYTKHEVREHVIQTILHVARQFPIIRFDAAMVLAKRHVQRLWFPLPGTGGSIPSRAENAMSQEEFDALMPHEFWREVVDRVAHEVPGTLLLAEAFWLLEAYFVRTLGMHRVYNSAFMNMLRDEENAKYRSYLKKTIEFDTDVLKRYVNFMSNPDERTAIDQFGTGDKYFGVCTLLATLPGLPMFGHGQIEGYTERYGMEFKRARMDEHPNEGLIARHQHEIAPLLKDRKLFAESTNFVLYDFWTEHGTVDENVFAYSNRLGGQRGLIIYNNTYGSTRGTLHISAAFMDKASNQLRQRSLADGLGISQEDSVIFAYRDTARGLEYLRRATDIHHHGLTFDLRGFQYASLLHWRELRSSAEYPWAELCDALHGEGVYSVEEALTKLRLRPVHEALHQVINAGSVCSFAEIAGRDTRQRGAEMCKELSAETAPSKSIELPEAAAGERVTVNSGEASSTTALDPKLRAFLETSQVFFERAIDSLPAEEREAMASALKKAPDGVAKSAAAGDGAPSDLKRSFRRECEALALAAAQLPRLEQSFSTVWPAGVRYMLPSNEPGISIEQTWAPVLAWMVLRSFPARGMSDALFDRLHLRSALAEVFSSLGLEGEKAWRVAAQVRVLLSHADVPPDTLIRSEAFWADADVRWLAGVNEASGTTYFNQEQFEELLCWIQLPALIEMTRQGAATPSSIKRIESAVSMVCSLAKYAGYKLDPYLNLSHVGRAKDLLEREL from the coding sequence ATGGAATTTCATATTTCCCGGGCTGTTCGAGAAAAGCTGGATATCGGTGGGCTGATCTTTGGCTATACGGGAAACGTAGTCTTCGCGAACGTAGCGGCGAGCCGCGAGCTGGCAAACCGGCTCAACAGCCTTCGCGGTGCCAAGGCCGATCCGGCGAGGACGATCAATGCAGGTGCGTTATTCGCAATGGGCCTGATTGACGAGCTCAGTCACGCGCTGGTTGCCCGGTATCGCAAGCAGATCGACCCGGCGGTTCACTCGGAGGCGATGCGCTGGTTTGCGTCGAAGCTGGAACCTGCGAAGGTGGACCAGTTGCTGCTCGCCTTCGTGGAGCAGTTTCCCAATGTCGCGGTCTATCGCGGGGAACTGACGGCAGAGGAATGGCTGAAGGGCGCCACCGAGGGAATGCCGAACCGCGAAGCGGCGCTCGAAGAGCTGATGCTGCTATGGCTGGCCAACATCAATCCTGCGTTCACTCCCTTCCGCGAGTTGTTCGACGATAAGGATTTGAAGGCGCAGACGGTTTATCAAGGCGTAACGGCAGCGATTCCGGACTATCTGACGACGCGGCCGCAAGTTTCTCCTGAAGTGGGAAGTCTGTTTGAGGTTCTGCGGGCGCCGATGCTTGCCTCGCCGGACTCGATCACCGGACAGCTTGAGTTCATTCGCGAGAGCTGGTCGAAGTATCTGGACCAGGACCTGCGCAAACTTCTGCTGGCGATCGATGTACTGCGCGAAGAAGATATTGCGATCTGGCTGCGGTTCAATCCTCCTGGACCGGACTGGCACCGCCACGGCCCGCCGACGTGGGGCGGGGAAGGGTTCGTGGGTGACGAGTTTGTCGGCTTCGACAAGGACTTTGCCGGCCAGCGTCGCAGTTATGCCCACGATTATCAGGCTCCCTTGCACGAGTATGAGGCCTTCAGCGCCGATCAGGCGTGGATGCCGAACGTCGTGCTGGTCGCAAAGAGCACCTACGTCTGGCTTGAGCAGCTGTCCAAGAAATATGGACGGCACATCCACCATCTCAACCATATTCCTGACGAGGAGCTGAGGCTGCTCGCCGGCAGGGGGATCACCGGGCTGTGGCTCATCGGGTTGTGGGAGAGGAGCATCGCCTCAAGGACGATCAAGCGGCTGCGCGGCCAGGGCGATGCGGTGGCGTCCGCCTATTCGCTGAAGGAATACAACATCGCCGAAGATCTTGGAGGTAACTTCGCCTACGAGAATCTGCGAAACCGGGCTGCTGCCGTCGGCATCCGGCTGGCGAGCGACATGGTGCCGAACCACATGGGAATCGACTCGGAGTGGGTCATCGAGCATCCCGACTGGTTTATCTACCGGTGGGAGAGCCCGTTCCCGTCGTACAGCTTCTCAGGCCCCGATCTTTCGACGGACAGCCGCGTCGAGATCAAGATTGAAGATCATTACTACGATCAGAGTGACGCGGCGGTGGCGTTTCGCCTGCGGCATCATCGTGATGGAACGACGCGCTATATCTACCACGGCAATGATGGGACGTCGTTTGCATGGAACGACACTGCCCAACTCGACTACACGAAGCACGAGGTTCGCGAGCACGTCATCCAGACGATTCTGCACGTTGCGAGACAGTTCCCGATCATTCGCTTCGACGCAGCGATGGTGCTGGCGAAGCGCCATGTGCAACGGCTGTGGTTCCCGCTGCCGGGGACCGGCGGATCGATCCCTTCGCGCGCTGAAAATGCGATGTCGCAGGAGGAGTTCGATGCTCTTATGCCGCATGAGTTCTGGCGTGAGGTCGTCGATCGAGTCGCCCACGAGGTTCCGGGAACGCTGCTGTTGGCGGAGGCCTTCTGGCTGCTTGAAGCGTATTTCGTTCGCACCCTTGGGATGCATCGGGTGTACAACAGCGCGTTCATGAACATGCTGCGCGATGAGGAGAATGCGAAGTATCGGTCCTATCTGAAGAAGACGATTGAATTCGACACCGACGTATTGAAGCGCTATGTGAACTTCATGAGCAATCCCGACGAGCGCACCGCGATCGACCAGTTTGGCACGGGAGACAAGTACTTCGGCGTCTGTACGCTGCTGGCTACGTTGCCGGGCCTGCCGATGTTCGGCCACGGGCAGATCGAGGGTTACACCGAGCGCTATGGCATGGAGTTCAAACGTGCTCGCATGGACGAGCATCCGAACGAGGGTCTGATCGCGCGCCATCAGCACGAGATTGCTCCACTGCTCAAAGACCGCAAGCTGTTCGCGGAGAGCACCAACTTCGTGCTCTACGATTTCTGGACGGAGCACGGAACCGTCGATGAGAATGTCTTTGCCTACTCCAACCGCCTGGGCGGCCAGCGCGGGCTCATCATCTATAACAACACCTATGGGTCAACGCGCGGCACCCTGCATATCTCGGCCGCCTTCATGGACAAGGCGAGCAATCAGTTGAGGCAGAGGAGCCTAGCCGATGGGCTGGGGATCTCTCAAGAGGACTCGGTTATCTTCGCGTATCGCGATACGGCGCGTGGTCTCGAATACCTGCGTCGTGCTACGGACATTCATCATCATGGTCTGACGTTTGATTTGCGTGGCTTTCAATATGCATCCCTGCTGCATTGGCGCGAGCTTCGGAGCTCGGCGGAGTATCCCTGGGCTGAACTTTGCGATGCTTTGCATGGCGAGGGAGTTTACAGCGTGGAAGAGGCGCTTACGAAGCTCCGCCTGCGGCCGGTCCATGAGGCGCTGCATCAGGTCATCAATGCAGGCAGCGTCTGCTCCTTTGCGGAGATAGCTGGAAGAGATACAAGGCAACGTGGCGCTGAGATGTGCAAAGAACTCTCTGCAGAGACTGCTCCAAGCAAGAGTATTGAGCTGCCCGAAGCGGCCGCGGGAGAGCGAGTGACTGTGAACTCCGGGGAGGCGTCCAGCACCACTGCGCTTGATCCCAAGCTTCGCGCGTTCCTTGAAACGAGCCAGGTCTTCTTCGAAAGAGCAATCGATAGCCTGCCTGCCGAAGAGAGGGAAGCGATGGCTTCCGCTCTGAAGAAGGCGCCGGATGGTGTCGCGAAGAGCGCTGCCGCAGGAGACGGCGCTCCTTCTGATCTCAAGCGGAGTTTCAGGAGAGAGTGCGAGGCGCTGGCGTTGGCCGCCGCTCAACTTCCCCGGTTGGAACAGAGCTTTTCGACCGTGTGGCCGGCGGGTGTTCGCTACATGCTGCCGAGCAATGAACCGGGGATCTCGATCGAGCAGACATGGGCTCCGGTGCTTGCATGGATGGTTCTGCGTAGTTTTCCAGCGCGGGGAATGAGCGATGCGCTGTTCGACAGGCTTCACTTGCGCTCGGCGCTCGCTGAAGTCTTTTCCTCTCTGGGATTGGAAGGTGAGAAGGCATGGAGAGTCGCTGCGCAGGTCAGAGTCCTGCTGTCACATGCAGATGTGCCTCCGGACACTTTGATTCGCTCTGAAGCGTTCTGGGCGGACGCGGACGTGAGATGGCTCGCAGGTGTCAACGAGGCCTCCGGTACCACCTACTTCAATCAAGAACAGTTCGAAGAGCTTCTCTGCTGGATTCAACTCCCTGCGTTGATCGAGATGACACGGCAGGGTGCAGCCACGCCGTCCTCTATTAAGAGAATTGAGAGCGCAGTCTCGATGGTCTGCTCGCTGGCAAAGTATGCAGGGTACAAGTTGGATCCATATCTCAACCTGTCGCACGTGGGCCGCGCAAAAGACCTGCTGGAGAGGGAGCTTTAG
- a CDS encoding VOC family protein, giving the protein MLSTCDVMGFIPTTDRTRARGFYLGTLKLNFESDDGFALVVNANGTSIRIVAMEKFTPAPYTILGWKVPDIARAVTELSTAGVSFLRYSFLQQDASGVWSAPGGAKVAWFHDPDGNVLSISQF; this is encoded by the coding sequence ATGCTCTCCACCTGCGACGTCATGGGCTTCATTCCAACGACCGACCGCACCCGCGCCCGCGGCTTCTACCTCGGCACGCTGAAGCTCAACTTTGAGAGCGACGACGGCTTCGCGCTCGTCGTAAACGCCAATGGAACCTCGATCCGAATCGTCGCGATGGAAAAGTTCACGCCTGCTCCCTACACCATCCTCGGATGGAAGGTCCCCGACATCGCGCGCGCCGTCACGGAACTTTCCACAGCCGGAGTCTCCTTCCTCCGCTATTCGTTTCTCCAGCAGGACGCCTCCGGCGTCTGGTCAGCGCCAGGCGGAGCGAAGGTCGCATGGTTCCACGATCCCGACGGGAACGTGCTCTCCATCTCGCAGTTCTGA
- a CDS encoding tetratricopeptide repeat protein codes for MTVANRDTDVTRYSRQDVLRILHLHTRQIQAWERAGLISPKDTYSFEELGQFRILRDLQANTRISAKSIRASVDAMQRVAGMSNPLLEATAVRRGSRLSFRHAGAIVDPITQQLAFDFETSPSRQLQVVKPESLNPMQRTAELQEMFLRAVRLEEQPATIPEAIELYEAILETQPRHAPSLINLGTIHYNMRHFEKAEDLYRQATIADPEYALAFFDLGNVLDEMQQLTEATLAYQRAVALVPQYADAHYNLALAYERQGQKRRALRHWLTYVRLDPVGPWASHARDQARKILKSEKLSIVSRRGRLVKAAG; via the coding sequence ATGACGGTTGCCAACCGAGACACCGACGTGACCCGTTATAGCCGTCAGGACGTACTCCGCATCCTGCACCTGCACACCCGCCAGATTCAGGCGTGGGAACGGGCCGGACTCATCTCCCCCAAAGACACATACTCCTTCGAAGAGCTCGGGCAGTTCCGCATCCTGCGCGACCTGCAGGCCAACACACGCATCTCCGCCAAGAGCATCCGTGCTTCGGTCGACGCCATGCAGCGCGTCGCCGGAATGAGCAACCCTCTCCTCGAGGCGACCGCCGTCCGCCGCGGTTCGCGCCTCTCCTTCCGCCACGCAGGCGCCATCGTCGACCCTATCACCCAGCAGCTCGCCTTCGACTTCGAGACCTCGCCCAGCCGGCAGCTTCAGGTCGTCAAGCCCGAGAGCCTGAACCCGATGCAGAGGACCGCGGAGCTGCAGGAGATGTTCCTGCGCGCCGTTCGGCTTGAGGAGCAGCCCGCCACCATCCCCGAGGCCATCGAGCTCTACGAGGCCATCCTTGAGACGCAGCCGCGCCACGCGCCCTCGCTCATCAACCTCGGAACCATCCACTACAACATGCGCCACTTCGAGAAGGCCGAGGACCTCTACCGCCAGGCCACCATCGCCGACCCCGAGTACGCGCTTGCCTTCTTCGACCTCGGCAACGTCCTCGACGAGATGCAGCAGCTCACCGAGGCCACCCTCGCCTACCAGCGCGCCGTGGCCCTCGTCCCCCAGTACGCCGACGCCCACTACAACCTCGCCCTCGCCTATGAGCGTCAGGGACAGAAGCGCCGCGCCCTGCGCCACTGGCTCACCTACGTCCGCCTGGACCCCGTAGGCCCATGGGCCAGCCACGCCCGCGACCAGGCCCGCAAGATCCTCAAGTCCGAAAAGCTCTCCATCGTCAGCCGCCGCGGACGCCTCGTCAAAGCCGCCGGATAA
- a CDS encoding alpha/beta hydrolase: MAFSIFMLCSIGSFASAAELALGKAQQGILSAGKTQSFTVSLNGGDFAQIKLEPYGTELVVITYDPSGSKFRGSKLGPDEGNVSFVAEQGGVYRLEVAASDETKEGAFTLTLEKVVTLAGRLTPPKPDYESPRIKALKTAVDSGKQVSVDAFWDEVKERGAPLIEPLAGDDKNMLVTFLWRGGPGTHNIFVVWFPYAAEEPDDYHMARLGETDVWYKTVKVDKRKRFMYRLAPNVPRPYGPPDGSNDEIFAIIGTAERIDPLNPKRWAVDPKSVDLPQYQGFSVVEMPAAPGQPWVAVREGVPAGTIEKSKFKSTELNNEREIAVYVPPGYSKTAKPYGLLVLFDEGAYLGDKKQGVLVPAPTILDNLISEQRIPPMVALFVGNAPGARNRELPCNAAFADFLNFELVPWVRRSYNVTTDPQQTVVGGSSYGGLAAAYAGLRHPETFGNILSQSGSFSWAPPKNGSPSDADPDDEQNWLARQFIASPRLPLRFYMDAGSDEVDLSGHGARSLASGRTLRDVLLAKGYEVHFHEFEGGHDYLSWRSTLADGLILLIGTP, translated from the coding sequence ATGGCGTTCTCGATTTTCATGCTTTGTAGCATCGGCTCGTTTGCAAGCGCTGCCGAACTCGCCCTTGGTAAGGCACAGCAGGGGATCCTGAGCGCAGGCAAAACACAGTCTTTTACGGTCTCGCTCAACGGTGGAGACTTCGCTCAAATCAAACTGGAGCCTTATGGAACAGAACTTGTCGTCATAACCTACGATCCGTCAGGAAGCAAGTTTCGAGGATCAAAGCTTGGGCCCGATGAAGGGAATGTCAGCTTCGTTGCGGAGCAGGGTGGTGTCTATCGGCTTGAAGTTGCAGCCAGCGACGAGACGAAGGAGGGAGCCTTTACTCTCACGCTTGAGAAAGTCGTGACGCTCGCAGGACGGCTAACTCCTCCCAAGCCGGATTACGAAAGTCCGCGTATCAAAGCTCTCAAAACTGCCGTCGATAGCGGGAAACAGGTAAGCGTGGATGCTTTTTGGGACGAAGTGAAGGAGCGCGGCGCCCCTCTGATCGAGCCACTGGCTGGCGATGACAAGAACATGCTCGTCACCTTCCTTTGGAGAGGAGGGCCGGGCACACACAATATTTTCGTGGTGTGGTTCCCGTATGCGGCTGAAGAACCAGACGACTATCACATGGCCCGCTTAGGCGAGACTGATGTCTGGTACAAGACCGTCAAGGTGGATAAGCGAAAGAGGTTCATGTATCGGCTTGCGCCGAATGTTCCCAGACCCTACGGACCCCCGGATGGCTCCAACGATGAGATATTCGCAATTATCGGCACAGCGGAAAGAATCGACCCGTTGAATCCGAAACGCTGGGCCGTCGACCCGAAAAGTGTCGATCTCCCGCAATATCAAGGCTTCTCGGTTGTCGAGATGCCAGCGGCGCCAGGGCAGCCGTGGGTAGCGGTTCGGGAAGGCGTTCCGGCAGGCACGATCGAAAAAAGTAAATTCAAGAGTACTGAACTGAACAACGAACGCGAAATCGCGGTCTACGTTCCGCCTGGATATTCAAAAACCGCGAAGCCTTACGGGCTGCTTGTTCTATTTGACGAAGGTGCCTATCTCGGCGACAAAAAACAAGGGGTACTGGTCCCCGCGCCAACCATTCTCGACAACCTGATTTCGGAGCAGCGTATTCCCCCCATGGTCGCGCTCTTCGTCGGCAATGCACCCGGCGCGCGCAACCGCGAACTGCCTTGCAACGCAGCTTTTGCAGATTTCTTGAACTTCGAGCTCGTACCATGGGTCCGCCGTTCCTATAACGTGACAACGGACCCGCAGCAGACGGTGGTTGGCGGCTCCAGTTATGGCGGATTAGCCGCGGCATACGCTGGTCTGCGTCACCCGGAGACGTTCGGGAACATCCTCTCTCAGTCCGGCTCTTTCTCCTGGGCTCCGCCGAAAAATGGTAGCCCTTCTGATGCTGATCCTGATGACGAACAGAATTGGCTGGCTCGACAGTTCATCGCAAGCCCCCGCCTGCCGCTCCGCTTCTACATGGACGCAGGCAGCGACGAAGTTGACCTTTCCGGTCACGGTGCGCGTTCTCTGGCGTCAGGCCGGACCTTACGCGATGTCTTGCTCGCGAAGGGCTACGAAGTTCATTTTCACGAATTTGAAGGCGGCCACGATTATTTGAGCTGGCGAAGTACTCTCGCCGACGGCCTAATACTGTTAATCGGCACCCCCTGA
- a CDS encoding TonB-dependent receptor, whose translation MRKFALFCLFFLLLQSCLAHATVFGKVKGIVHDPQHRPIRGAQVTLQAAHSSWGLTAVTNESGAFTLSAVPLGDYTVTVSEAGFSELRQSLTLASNTSPELHFALQPGGVEQSITVNAGVDAANVNSVTPTTLVSRLDIASTPGADRTNGLQMITDYVPGAYITHDMLHMRGGHQVSWQIDGVQIPNTNIASNLGAQIDPKDIDYLEVQRGSYTADIGDRTYGVFNVVPRTGFERNNEAELVLSLGNFFQTNDQFNFGSHTEKFAYYASLNGNRSDYGLSPPVGQVLHDAANGYGGFGSFLYNRTPQDQFRLVTQLRTDFYQIPYDPDPNSIGNQQYNSSGLRDTQREVDGLAAFSWIHSFNPSTVLQVSPFYHYNRANYQPWVADKPVATTSDRSSNYGGLQASITGQVAHNTLQAGLYSFGQHDSNLLGSVLNGGSASGGVVEGFLSDNYKVQPWLTVIGGLRVSHFAGDFTETYVNPRVGLAVQVPKLNWVFRGFYGRFYQPPPLLTASGPVIQLAQANNTTFKPLHGERDEEHQLGVQIPFRGWLLDADTFQTRANNFLDHSNIGESSLYYPVTVDGALIQGWELSLRSPRIARFGQARLAYSNQIAQQRGAITGGLVCYPIASPDCSSDFTYRPLDHDQRNTLNVGFDASLPSHIRASTNVNYSSGFHNGSPNQQYPGAYLPEHTTFDLAVSRQIGEKMTVSVNALNVANRRVLLDNSLTFGGFHYNDPREIYAEVRYRFHY comes from the coding sequence ATGCGCAAGTTCGCATTGTTTTGTCTGTTCTTTCTTTTGCTGCAAAGCTGTCTCGCCCATGCCACCGTCTTCGGGAAGGTGAAGGGGATTGTGCATGACCCTCAGCATCGACCAATCCGGGGAGCTCAGGTGACTCTCCAGGCTGCGCATTCTTCATGGGGTCTTACGGCTGTTACGAACGAGTCGGGGGCTTTCACTTTATCTGCGGTTCCGCTTGGGGACTACACCGTGACGGTCAGCGAAGCTGGTTTCTCCGAGCTTCGCCAGAGCCTCACCCTTGCCTCCAATACCTCGCCAGAGCTTCACTTTGCACTGCAGCCTGGCGGCGTGGAGCAGTCGATCACTGTGAATGCTGGGGTGGACGCCGCGAACGTCAACTCTGTCACTCCGACCACTCTCGTCAGCCGCCTGGACATAGCCAGCACTCCGGGCGCCGACCGCACTAACGGCTTGCAGATGATCACCGATTACGTGCCCGGAGCCTATATCACTCACGACATGCTCCATATGCGCGGAGGCCATCAGGTCAGTTGGCAGATTGACGGCGTGCAAATCCCAAACACGAATATCGCGAGCAACCTTGGCGCACAGATCGACCCCAAGGATATCGACTACCTCGAGGTCCAGCGTGGGAGTTATACCGCCGACATCGGAGATCGTACCTATGGCGTCTTCAACGTCGTGCCGCGCACTGGCTTTGAGCGAAACAATGAGGCGGAGCTAGTACTCAGCCTTGGTAATTTTTTCCAGACCAACGACCAATTCAACTTCGGCAGCCATACGGAGAAGTTCGCCTACTACGCCAGCCTCAACGGCAATCGAAGCGACTACGGACTCTCTCCTCCGGTTGGACAGGTTCTCCATGACGCAGCGAATGGATATGGCGGCTTCGGCTCCTTCCTGTATAACCGCACGCCGCAGGACCAGTTTCGTTTGGTTACGCAGCTACGAACTGACTTTTACCAGATTCCCTACGACCCCGATCCCAACAGCATCGGAAATCAACAGTACAACTCCAGCGGTCTTCGTGACACGCAGCGCGAGGTCGATGGACTTGCGGCCTTCTCCTGGATTCACAGCTTCAACCCCTCAACCGTCCTCCAGGTCTCTCCCTTTTACCACTACAACCGAGCCAACTATCAACCTTGGGTTGCCGATAAGCCTGTAGCTACGACGTCGGACCGCAGCTCGAATTACGGGGGGCTTCAGGCATCCATCACAGGCCAGGTTGCCCACAACACCCTGCAGGCGGGTCTTTACTCTTTCGGCCAGCACGACAGCAATCTCTTAGGCTCTGTCTTAAATGGCGGCAGCGCCAGCGGCGGAGTCGTCGAGGGCTTCCTCTCCGACAACTACAAAGTCCAGCCCTGGCTAACCGTCATCGGCGGCCTGCGGGTCTCGCACTTTGCGGGCGACTTCACCGAGACCTACGTCAACCCCAGGGTCGGGCTGGCGGTTCAGGTTCCGAAGCTCAACTGGGTCTTCCGCGGCTTCTATGGACGCTTCTATCAGCCTCCTCCGCTGTTGACGGCCAGCGGCCCGGTGATCCAGCTTGCTCAGGCAAATAACACCACTTTCAAGCCTTTGCACGGGGAGCGGGACGAAGAGCATCAGCTTGGAGTCCAGATACCGTTTCGTGGCTGGCTCCTTGATGCCGACACGTTCCAGACTCGCGCCAACAACTTCCTTGACCATTCCAACATTGGCGAGTCCAGTCTGTACTACCCGGTCACCGTAGATGGCGCCCTTATCCAGGGATGGGAGCTTTCACTTCGTTCTCCCCGCATCGCTCGTTTTGGCCAGGCGCGCCTTGCCTATTCCAACCAGATAGCTCAGCAGCGTGGAGCCATTACGGGGGGTCTTGTCTGCTATCCGATCGCGTCACCGGACTGCAGTTCCGATTTCACCTACCGCCCGCTCGATCATGACCAGCGCAACACTCTTAACGTGGGCTTCGATGCTTCGCTGCCCTCGCACATCCGGGCCTCGACCAACGTCAACTACAGCTCCGGCTTCCATAATGGCTCCCCCAACCAGCAGTACCCCGGAGCCTATCTTCCCGAGCACACTACCTTCGATCTCGCGGTGAGCCGACAGATCGGTGAGAAGATGACTGTCTCTGTCAACGCTCTGAACGTGGCGAACCGCAGGGTGCTGCTCGACAACAGTCTTACCTTCGGCGGCTTCCACTATAACGACCCGCGTGAGATATACGCCGAGGTCCGCTATCGCTTCCACTACTAG
- a CDS encoding cupredoxin domain-containing protein → MFDRRQFLLALAVGAYALPLRAQTTARAIHQVEIKGFGFEPSRIEVRAGDTVEWINRDFAPHTATADNNRWDTGLLKNKATGRLVTTQPGEFAYHCTFHPQMKGVIIVKP, encoded by the coding sequence ATGTTCGACAGACGCCAATTCCTGCTAGCACTGGCGGTTGGGGCTTACGCCCTACCGCTTCGTGCCCAAACGACAGCTCGAGCGATCCACCAGGTCGAGATCAAGGGCTTCGGCTTCGAGCCGTCGCGAATTGAAGTACGCGCCGGCGACACCGTCGAATGGATCAATCGGGATTTCGCCCCACATACGGCGACAGCGGACAACAATAGATGGGACACCGGTTTACTGAAGAACAAGGCAACCGGTCGCTTGGTGACGACGCAGCCGGGCGAGTTCGCTTACCACTGCACGTTCCATCCGCAGATGAAAGGCGTGATTATCGTCAAGCCGTAG
- a CDS encoding DUF4142 domain-containing protein, translating to MFDLKTLKTSLLIAIVLTLAAGIAHAQAGLSDLQIAHAAYTADVIDIEYAKIALAKTKNPEVREFAELMIRDHAAVNEGAGALLTKLNVKPEDNAFSQAMNSGAKAKRAELNALHGVAFDRAYAANELAYHQTVNKIVGETWIPTVQNGELKDLLAQALVTFRAHEGHAAHMVAALK from the coding sequence ATGTTTGACCTGAAGACCTTAAAGACCTCACTGTTGATCGCCATCGTGCTGACCTTAGCCGCCGGGATCGCTCATGCCCAGGCCGGACTGAGCGACCTCCAGATTGCGCATGCCGCCTACACTGCGGACGTCATCGATATCGAGTATGCCAAGATCGCGCTCGCGAAGACGAAGAACCCGGAGGTGCGCGAATTTGCCGAACTGATGATCCGCGACCACGCGGCTGTGAATGAGGGTGCGGGCGCACTTCTCACCAAGCTGAATGTTAAACCCGAGGACAATGCGTTCAGCCAGGCGATGAACTCCGGCGCTAAGGCCAAGAGAGCTGAACTCAATGCTCTCCATGGCGTGGCGTTCGACCGCGCCTACGCCGCCAACGAACTCGCCTATCACCAGACGGTGAACAAGATCGTCGGCGAGACCTGGATTCCGACTGTTCAGAATGGAGAACTTAAGGACCTTCTGGCTCAGGCGCTCGTAACTTTCCGTGCGCATGAAGGTCATGCCGCCCACATGGTCGCTGCATTGAAGTAG